The DNA window AGCATCGGGAACGATGCGTTTTACTGTTGCACGGAATTAACTTCCATCACGATCCCGAACGGTGTAACGAGCATCGGTGACACCGTGTTCTATGGTTGCACGGGTTTAACTTCAATCTCATTTCAAGGAACGATGCGGCAGTGGTATGATAGTTGGTATGGAACGCATCAACAAGGCGGAGAGTACGTAATCCATTGCACGGACGGGGATATAGTTGACACAAAGTATATGGATTAGTGAAACAGTTACTGATAGTATTACAAGGCTAAATCGCCGAAATGTAAAAAAAACAAAAGGAGGAACAAAAATGTATATCATAGACAGTTCTTTGAGGGGGAGTTTTGCATCCAAAATCGGGAAGTGTATGCTGATTAAAGGAGATCTGACTCTCCTTACGGATATTGAATGCGCCGCGAAAGAAGTATATCCCGTAATCAACCCGCGAAATAAAGGTTTCAAAATAATTTTGCCCAAAAACGTACATATAGTGGTGCTTAATAGTATTGCTAAACGGGTTTGGGAATATTTCAATCTCAAACCGAACACGCCCAATACGCAAGCGAACTTCGACGCATTCCACGGCGATCTTTGCTGCGATTTCCTTTCTGGAATGAATGTACTGCGGGCGAAAGCCGGATTCCAGCCGATGACCTACGGAATCGCGCAAAAATATATCAATATGCTTTTCAAATATCTTGCTTGTTTCGGTAACTATTTGCGATTCGCGGATCTGTTCTCCTATTGTCATATTCCGATCGACAGACAAATCTTGAACCTGTTCGAAAAGTTAGGTGTTCCGAGAGTCAAAAAGGAACAATTCAAAAGTTTGAACTGGAGCGATCTTAGCGTTGCCGATTATCAAAATCTCCTCGATGATTACCGCAAAGTTCTGACGCCCTTAATGCCGAATCATCCTTGGCTTGCGTTTGATTTTGTTGGTTGGACGCGCGGTGCGAAACTCTCTTGCGCAACCGTACGTTCCTATTTTTTAAAAACGGGAACGTTCGCGACTTCGATCAGCGGGTTTTTTAGATAAGTAACGATCAAAAAAACTCGGGCGAAAACCACCCGAGTTTTTTTATTTCTGTTTGATAAAAATGATTTGTGAAACGACTGACGTAAAACTCAAAAGTCAGAGAAGGGTTGCAGGTGCGAGGCGCATCGAGCGAAGAAGGTCCGAGCGTACTTTTGTACGTGACGCCTTCGTCGCGATGATCGGAAACGAAGCAAATGCGCCCTTATACGGCCTTTGCTTAATACGCTTTTGCGAAGTAAATCACCTTGCCGTCCGTCGAGCCGTCCTCTTTTAAGAGGTTCTTGCCGCAGCAGACGCATTTCGAGCCGACCGGGGTCTGGTCGAAGGGCATAACGCGGGTCGAAGCGCCGGTCAATTCTTTGACTTTGTCCTCGCAGGCGCGGTCGCCGCACCACATCGCTTTTACGAAGTTTCCGCTGTTTACGGCTTCGGTAAGTCCTTCCATATCTTCGCAGACGACGATATGCGCGTCGCGGAAAGTCCTCGCTTTTTCAAGCATATTCTTTTGGATGTCGGCGAGGAGCGCGGGGATCGCGGTTGCAAGGTCATCAAGCTTGATCGTCGTCTTATTCGCGAGATCGTCGCGGCGAGCGACCGTTACGACGCCGTTTTCAAGGTCGCGCGGTCCGACTTCGATGCGGACGGGAACGCCTTTCATTTCCCATTCGTTGAACTTCCAGCCCGTGCTTTGCTCGCGCTTGTCGATCTCGACGCGGACGCCCGCTTCTTCGAGAGCCGCCTTGATTTCGTCCGCCTTTTCGTTTACGCCGCCTTTATGCGCCGCGATCGGGATGATGATCGCTTGGATGGGTGCGACTTTCGGGGGAAGCGCAAGACCGCGGTTATCGCCGTGCGCCATGATCAAGGCGCCGATCATACGGGTCGAAGTCCCCCAGCTCGTCTGATAGACGTACTTCAAATCGCCCTCTTTGGATGAATATTTGATATTGAACGCTTTGCTGAAATTATCGCCGAAATAGTGGCTCGTTCCGGCTTGCAGGCTCTTGCCGTCCAGCATCATCGCTTCCATTCCGTAGGTCGCTTGCGCGCCCGCGAACTTTTCCTTTTCGGACTTCCTGCCGACGAGGACGGGGATCGCGAGGACGTTCTCCGCGAATTCGCGATAGACTTCGAGCATTTTCAGGGTCTCTTCCTGCGCCTCTTCGGGAGTCTCGTGGACGGTGTGACCTTCCTGCCACAGGAATTCGGAAGTCCTGAGGAAGGGGCGGGTCGTCTTTTCCCAGCGGACGACGTTCGCCCATTGGTTGATGAGGATCGGGAGATCGCGCCAGCTCTTGACCCATTTGGAATAGCTGTCGCAGATGATCGTCTCGGAAGTCGGGCGGACGACGAGTTTTTCGGGAAGCTCGGTGTCGCCGACGTGGGTAACGAGCGCGACTTCGGGCGCGAAGCCTTCGACGTGCTCCGTTTCTTTAACGAGGAAGCTGTACGGAATAAACATCGGGAAGTACGCGTTCTTATGCCCGGTCTTCTTGAAACGGGCGTTGAGTTCCGCTTGGATATTTTCCCAAATTTCGTAGGCATACGGGCGAATGATCATCGTACCTTTGACCGGACCGTAATCGACGAGTTCGGTTTTCAGAATGACGTCGGTGTACCAGCGGGCAAAGTCCACGTTCATATCGGTGATTTCTTTGACAAATTGTTCTTGTTTCGGCATAATTACACTCCAAGAAAGTTCTTATCTTTATTATATCGGGAAGACGGTCGAAAGCAAAGCGATTTTACCCCGTTTCGCTCAAATTCCTTCGGAAAAACGGGTCACGAGGGCGCTGCAAGGAAGCCGGGCGGCTTTTTCTTCCGCTTGACGCTTATCAAGGTAGACGGAAAAGAGGGTGCTTCCGCTGCCCGTCATCCCCGTCAAAAGGGCGCGGTCGTCCTGCATCTCGCGAAGGACGGGTCCGATCTCCGCGTTCAGTCGCATCGCCGCGGGCAAAAGATCGTTCGCGTAAAAGCGGTCGGCTTTTTCTCCGCGGGACAAGGCTTCGTAAAGCGATTTGAGGTCGGCTTTCTTTTTCTCGTATCCGTCGGAAAGAGCGAATGCGTCTTTCGTCAGGACGCCCTTTTCGGGGAAGCACAAAAGAACGAAATGATTCGGAAGCGGAGGCAGGGGCGTTATGATTTCGCCCATTCCTTCCGCGATTGCCGTTCCTTTCGTCATTTGAAAGGCAATATCGCCGAAAAGGGGCGCGGCGATCTGTTTTACGCGCGCGATCGGGAGAGAAAAGAGCCTCGCCGCGGCGATCGCCGCCGCAGCCGCGTCCGCCGAGCTTCCTCCGAGCCCGCCGCCGACGGGGATCCTTTTTACGATGCGAACGTCCACGCCGCCGAAATGAAATTCGTCTTGCAGTTTTTTGAGGATGACGAGAGAATTATCTCCCTCGAATTCCGAAACGAGGAGATCGTCTCCGCGGGGAGACAAAGTGACGTCGTCGAAAAGATCGATCGTTTGATCGAGCATCCGTAGCTCGTGATAGGAGCCTTTTACGCCGAGGATATTCAGAGAAAGATTGAGCTTGGCAAACGCCTTTTCGGTTATGCTATCGGACATATTTGTCGAAACGGAAGCGGATCCCGTTCGCTTCTTTTTCCTCGCCTTCGATCAAAGAAAAATCGGAAGGGATCTCGGGAAACGCCGCGTCGCCTTCGTCTTGTAAGAAAACGCGGGTGATATAAAGAGTCTTGCAATAGGGAAGGAGCAAAGAATAGACCTCGCCCCCGCCGATTACGAAGACGTCTTCTTCGGAAATTCCGAGCGATCTCGTGATTTCTTCGATCTCTTCGGGGGATCGCGCGAGGATCGCCGAGCGGCTTTCCGCTTCTTCTTTCGTCATCGTCCGCGAAAGGACGATATTCGTCCTGCCTTTCAGACCTTTCCCACCGGGGAGAGATAAAAGGGTCTTTCTGCCCATAACAAGGGTTTTGCCCCTCGTCGTCGCGGCGAAGTACGACATATCTTCTTTGATCGAGTAAAGAAGATCGCCGCCTTTCCCGATATAGCCTTTTTCGTTTACGGCTGCGATCGCGTTCATACCGCCACCGGGATCTTTTTACCGAGTTTGTGATACTCGTAATTTTCCAAGGAGAAGCTGTCCACCGTGAAATCGTAAAAGTTCGTGATGCTCTTGTCCATAATAAGGCGCGGCGCGGGAAGCGGCTCTTTCGCGATGACTTCTTTGATCATATCGATATGGCGATCGTAGATATGCGCGTCCGCGATGACGTGGACGAATTCTCCGACTTCGAGTCCGCTGACCTGCGCGAACATATGGACGAGAAGGGCGTACTGGACGACGTTCCAGTTATTCGCCGTCAAAAAGTCCTGCGAACGCTGGTTCAGGATCGCGTTCAGTTTCCCGTTCGCGACGTTGAACGTCATGGAATAAGCGCAGGGGTAGAGATGCATTTCGGAGAGATCGGCGTGGACGTAAATATTGCTCATAATGCGGCGGGAAGCCGGATTGTGTTTGAGATCGTACAAAATGCGGTCGACTTGGTCGAAGTCGCCTTCTTTATAGTGGTGCTTTACGCCGAGTTGATAGCCGTACGCCTTTCCGATCGAGCCCGTCTCGTCCGCCCAAGCGTCCCAAATATGGGAATTCAGATCGTGGACGTTATTGCTTTTCTTTTGCCAGATCCATAAAAGCTCGTCGAGCGCGGCGCGAAAATTCGTGTAGCGCAGGGTCGTGATCGGGAATTCTTTCGAGAGATCGTAACGATTTACGATGCAAAACTTTTTGATCGTGTGCGCGGGCGCGCCGTCATCCCAGCGCGGGCGGACTTCCATATCCGCGTCGCTGACTCCGCTACTCAAAATGTCGTTTACGTTTTGAATAAAAATCTCGTCGGCTAAACTCATTTTTATCTCCTTTTCGCCCGTCGGGCGCTTTGTTTTCGTTATGCGTTTTCTCCGCCTTCTTCCGCAGCGGAGCAAGTGACGACGATCTCCAAGATTTTCGGCGTGAGGTCGTCATAGACGGTCAAAGACGCGGCGTCGATCAATCGATACGCTTCGTAAAGCGTGGATTCGAATTCGTACGCGTCGAACGCGCCGCAGGTCAGATAGGTGGAAGAGAACGATCCGTCGGTCACGGGGAAGGTACGGACTTCCTCTCCGTCCGCGAAAATCCCGATGCTTTGCGCTTTAACGAGATCCGCGCCCATCGAATTCAGAATCGTGTTCAGATGATAGCCGCAGTAGTAGGCGGTCATCCCGCTGACGGACAGCGCGAAATACGAGGGGTTGAACGTGTCGCGAAGCGAGAAAGATTTTACGAGTTCGGTCTTTTCGCCGCGGATCTGCTTGAAGGTCACCGAAAGCGGAAGCGGCTCGAACGTTATGGCGGAGCGGCGAAGCGCGGGTCCTTCTTCTTTCATTTCCCAAATTTTTTCGAAATCAAGGGCGTAGCTTTCGCCGACGAGGTATTTCTCTTTGTTTTTGAGTTCTTCTTCCGTCAAAGGATAGGCGGTTTGCCCCGTCCCGAGTTTCGCTCTCGTCCCCGAGACTTGGGGAACGGACGCGCTGTAAAAGAGATTGTAGATCGGGACGCTGTTGATCCCGGAAGAACCCGCCGTGTTTCCGAAAACGCCCGAAGTGATCGAAGATTCCGACGTCCCGTCTCTCGTCGTCGAAGCGGAAGCGGAACCGATCGCAAGACAGGAAGAAATGCGGTCCGAACCCGCGATCGAGCCTGCGAGGACGCCCGCTCGCGCGATCGCCGTGCTGGTCTTCGAGGTCAGATTGTAGCCCGTCGCGCTCGCTTCGACGGTCGCGTTCGCATAAGAATTCGTCATAACGAAACGCGGCGAAGCGTTCGACGCATAGCCGAGAAGCCCGCCGAGGAAGACGCAGGAGTATTGCGCGTAGACGGTTCCTTCGAAAGAGGTCTTGAAGATCTTTCCCGAGGCGACTTGCCCGATCGCGCCGCCCGCGTACATATTGACGGAACCCGTCGTCGAGATTCCTTCGAGGATCTTCATTTCGCCGGTTACGCGGCAGTTATCGAAGACGGACGCATTCGCGTAGCCGCAAAGCAACCCGACGTTGATCGAGTTCCCTTTGACGTTCGAATCCTTTCCGAAGACGAGGCTTGCGCCTTCGAGGGTGAGATTCTTGATCACGGCGTTTTTGATCGATCCGAACAGACCGACTTTCGCGTCCGCGTTACAGGTCTTCAAAGTAAGCCCCGTGATCTTGTGTCCGTTTCCGTCGAAGACGCCGATGAAGGGGGTCGAGGTGTTTCCGATCGGAGTCCATTCCGCGCCCGAAAGATCGATATCCGCTTCCAAGCGATAATGCAGGGGCGCCTCGACCTTCGTCTTTCCGAAGGCGACCTCGACGGAACCGGAGAAAATGGTTTTGAGTTCGTCCGCGCCCGAAATCAAATAGGGGTCGGCGTAGCTTCCTTCGCCGAGGTGATAGACGATGCTTTCCGATCTCGCGACGATTTTTTTGGACTTGTCGTGCGCCGTAACGGTGTAAAGATAATCGCCCGCCGCGCTTTGGGGGCAAGCGTAAGATTCGGTTTTCGAGGAGACGGAGTAGCCCGTCCCGTCCGGGAAAGTGCAATTGACGGTGTAATACGACGCGTTCGAGATCTTTTCCCAAGAAAGGATCGCCCCGTTAAAGGAAAGTGAAAAGGTCGGCGTTTCTTTTTTTCCGCAGGAAAAAAGGCAACCGAGCAGAGCGACAGATAAAAGTAAAAACGGGATCCAATGTTTCAATTTTCGCATAATCAAGCATCCGTGCGTTAAGTATTATAGATATTATAAACAAAAACATACTTCAAGTCAATATAAAAAGATCGCCCCGCGGCTCCGCGCGGATAAAAGGACAACGCGGGATTTCGCCCGAAAAGGCTTGTCATAAATCCGCCTTTTTCGGCGTATGTTTTAGCATAAAACTTCGGGAGGGGGATTATGGAAATCGAATTTAAGGACGTTTCGTTCGGTATCAGAAAGGTTTACGAGGATCAGTTCGCGGTGGAGACGCGGGTGGACGCGTCGGAGCGAGGCGGCGTCTCGAAGACGCTTTCCGTCGAAGCGGAAGCAAAAGTCTCGGGAGTGGAGCTTTTGTCCGGCGAAGCAAGGATCAGCGGAAAGGTCAATTACAGGCTGCTATATCTCGATCGGCAGGAGAAACTATGCGGACTGGATTATTTTAAGGATTTTGAATTTGCCATAAAGGGCGAAGAGATCCGCGCGGACGAAAGACAGACCGTCGATCTGTCCGTGATCGAAGCGACGGGCGTCGCGGACGGGAACGGGATCGAACTTTCCGCCGTCGTCGGCGCGGTGCTTACGACTTACGGGGAGAGAGAAGAAAGGGCGGTCGCGGCGGTTCGCGGGGCGGAGATCAAAGAAGAGATTTTTAAGACGCAACGTTTTCGCGCGAAAAAGGACTTTTCGATCGAACTCGAAAAAGAGGAAAGCGCGGGTGCGAACATCAAAAAGATCGTGCTCTTCGACGCGGCGGCGGCGATCCGCGAAGCAAGCGCGGAAAACGGGTTCCTTCGCGTTACGGGCGAAGCCGAAGCGAACGTCGTCTACGTTACGGAAGAAGGGGAGACTGTCGAACGCGCGTTCTCTTTCCCGTTTTCGAGGGAAGAAGAGACGGACGCGGAACGGGCGAGCTTCGATCTCTCGGTAAAGAATGCGCGCGTCGTCTTGTCCGGCGACGAGGAAAATTCTCTGATTGAGATCGAGATCGCTTTGACGCTGACGGTTTGCGAATTCTCGGATCGCGAGATCTCCGCGGTGACGGACGTTTACCCGCTCGAAACCGAAGCGGAAGAGAAGAGAAAGGTGATTCCTTTGCGCCCGTTCCTTTCCGAAGCGTTCTTCCGCGTGCCGCTCTCCGGCGTGATCGAAGAGGAAGGCGTTCGACGCGTCGTGACCGTTCGACCGGGCGGATCGGCGATCGCGACCGTCGCGGTGAGCGACAACGCGGTCAAAGTCGAGGGCGTGGCTTCCTTTACCGCAGTCTTCGAAAAAGAAGAAGGGTATTTCTCGAAAGAAAAAGAATTTCCCTTCTCGTTCGATCTTCCTTACGTCGGTGCGAAAGCGGGCGATTCGGCGGAAGCGGCGTTCGAAGCTCTTTCGGTAACTTCTCGATTGACCGCAGGCGGGATCGAAGTCGCCGCCGAGACGAGCGTCAAAGTCTCTTTGTTCGGGAACGAGGAGATCGCTTTCCTTTCCGATCTTACGGAGTGCGGTCCGCGAGCCGAAGAAGATGCGGGCGTCACCGTCTATTTCGCGGAAAAAGGAGAGGATCTTTGGTCGATCGCCAAAGCGATGCGCGCGGCGCCGAGTGCGCTCGTAAAGGCGAATCCCTTTCTCGCGGAGCCGCTTGATGAAGCGAAAAAGATTATGATTTTCAGAGGAAAATAAAAAAAATATTCGGATTTTTCCGAATAAAATACAAATCGACGCCTTTCCGAGAATTCGGCGAGGCGTCTCTTTTTTTACGGTTCGAAATAATACACAAGTCATATATTCTATTTATGGAATAACTCGGCGATCCAGCTGCGATATCGTATCTCTTCCGTCCCCGTTTCTTTCGCCGCCACGAAGCATAAAGGCGGGAACGCGACGCACCACCAATTTTTACCTTTCCCCGTTCCGAGTTCGACGACGACGGCGTCGTAGGTTCCCTTTTCGAGGGTCAGATCGCCGTAAGATTTTGTGGGAAAATCCTCTTTTCCGAGTTTTACCCTCGCCGTGTAGGAATAACCGCAACCGAGAAGAGTGTCGTCCGCGATCTTTTCGATCTCGCTTTTTCGATTTTTCATAAGTTCCCACATTTCCTCTTTGGTCTTCGCGGTCACCGCGAGCGGCGCGAGATATTGGACGATGCTGTCGCGGACGGCGAGTTTGATCGTTTGGTCTTCTTCTCTGTCGGAATTTGCGCGAATATGAATCCTTATATATTTTTCGCGGGCGGGCGCAGGCGCGCAGGAAGTCAATAGGAGAGTGCCGACGGCGGCGAAGAGAATCAAACAAAGAAAAATCAATATGTAACGTTTCATATCGAAAGTATGGGCGGATTTTTCCGTTTCAAACGGTATAAGCGAAAAATCTTTTTTCATACTAACG is part of the Clostridia bacterium genome and encodes:
- the thyA gene encoding thymidylate synthase, giving the protein MSLADEIFIQNVNDILSSGVSDADMEVRPRWDDGAPAHTIKKFCIVNRYDLSKEFPITTLRYTNFRAALDELLWIWQKKSNNVHDLNSHIWDAWADETGSIGKAYGYQLGVKHHYKEGDFDQVDRILYDLKHNPASRRIMSNIYVHADLSEMHLYPCAYSMTFNVANGKLNAILNQRSQDFLTANNWNVVQYALLVHMFAQVSGLEVGEFVHVIADAHIYDRHIDMIKEVIAKEPLPAPRLIMDKSITNFYDFTVDSFSLENYEYHKLGKKIPVAV
- the proS gene encoding proline--tRNA ligase is translated as MPKQEQFVKEITDMNVDFARWYTDVILKTELVDYGPVKGTMIIRPYAYEIWENIQAELNARFKKTGHKNAYFPMFIPYSFLVKETEHVEGFAPEVALVTHVGDTELPEKLVVRPTSETIICDSYSKWVKSWRDLPILINQWANVVRWEKTTRPFLRTSEFLWQEGHTVHETPEEAQEETLKMLEVYREFAENVLAIPVLVGRKSEKEKFAGAQATYGMEAMMLDGKSLQAGTSHYFGDNFSKAFNIKYSSKEGDLKYVYQTSWGTSTRMIGALIMAHGDNRGLALPPKVAPIQAIIIPIAAHKGGVNEKADEIKAALEEAGVRVEIDKREQSTGWKFNEWEMKGVPVRIEVGPRDLENGVVTVARRDDLANKTTIKLDDLATAIPALLADIQKNMLEKARTFRDAHIVVCEDMEGLTEAVNSGNFVKAMWCGDRACEDKVKELTGASTRVMPFDQTPVGSKCVCCGKNLLKEDGSTDGKVIYFAKAY
- the spoIIR gene encoding stage II sporulation protein R → MKRYILIFLCLILFAAVGTLLLTSCAPAPAREKYIRIHIRANSDREEDQTIKLAVRDSIVQYLAPLAVTAKTKEEMWELMKNRKSEIEKIADDTLLGCGYSYTARVKLGKEDFPTKSYGDLTLEKGTYDAVVVELGTGKGKNWWCVAFPPLCFVAAKETGTEEIRYRSWIAELFHK
- a CDS encoding dihydrofolate reductase, producing MNAIAAVNEKGYIGKGGDLLYSIKEDMSYFAATTRGKTLVMGRKTLLSLPGGKGLKGRTNIVLSRTMTKEEAESRSAILARSPEEIEEITRSLGISEEDVFVIGGGEVYSLLLPYCKTLYITRVFLQDEGDAAFPEIPSDFSLIEGEEKEANGIRFRFDKYVR